From the genome of Peptoniphilus sp. ING2-D1G:
TATTCCTAAGAACACCACGATGATCGTAGTTATAATTGATGGCATCATTGAAACATTTTCAGTTGTGTATTCCCACTCAAATAATCTTGGACTCAAGTATGGAAGTCCCTTTCCTATGATATAGATAACTATCCATAACAATGACCCGAAAGTCAATATTACAGAAAGCATCGAAGCTAATCTGTATCCGTTTAACATATTCTTAGATTTAAGAAAGAGTATTGACCCTAAGACTATAGTCAAAAAAATTAAAATAATCTTTATATGAGTTGTCATAGATATTCACTCCTCTTCTTAAAAATATAGAAGGCAATATTAATAATCAGTATAAATATAAATAGTACACATGCCGTGGCAATAAGCGCCTCTTGATGCAAACCGAAAGCATAGGCCATTTCAAGAACTATATTTGTAGTCATAGTTCTAACTCCTTCAAATATATTAAAGGTAAGCCTTGGCTGATTTCCCGCAATTAATATCACCGCCATGGTTTCACCTATGGCACGTCCAATTCCCAAAATAATTCCTGCAAATATACCCGATCTTGCTGCAGGAAGCACAACCTTCATCATGGATCTTTCATGGGTTGCTCCCAAAGCAACACTTCCGGTGTAGTAAGACTTCGGAACCGCTCTTATTGATGTTTCCGCCAAACTTACTATTGTCGGAAGTATCATTACAAGTAGCAATAAACTGGCTGTGAATATACTCATCCCGTTTCCCTTAAACAAATCTCTCATTATAGGTACAATTGCCGTCAAGGCAAAGAATCCATAAACTATTGAAGGAATTCCAGCCATTAAATTCAATGCCGGTTTTAATATCTTGTACAGCCATTTAGGACAATCTACGGCTAAAAAAACAGATGTGAATATTGCTATGGGAACTGCCATTACAGATG
Proteins encoded in this window:
- the pstC gene encoding phosphate ABC superfamily ATP binding cassette transporter, permease protein (The alignments cover the most conserved region of the proteins, which is thought to be located in a cytoplasmic loop between two transmembrane domains. The members of this family have a variable number of transmembrane helices; High confidence in function and specificity) — its product is MENNNYHNDRVKAAEFRENIVKYFFLLCALLSILFIILISVFIFKGGINIFTEIGIKDFIFNTKWAPLDNPPSFGIGAFIIGSIMVTILASVMAVPIAIFTSVFLAVDCPKWLYKILKPALNLMAGIPSIVYGFFALTAIVPIMRDLFKGNGMSIFTASLLLLVMILPTIVSLAETSIRAVPKSYYTGSVALGATHERSMMKVVLPAARSGIFAGIILGIGRAIGETMAVILIAGNQPRLTFNIFEGVRTMTTNIVLEMAYAFGLHQEALIATACVLFIFILIINIAFYIFKKRSEYL